From a region of the Sinorhizobium sp. B11 genome:
- a CDS encoding glutamate synthase subunit beta, with translation MGKVTGFLEIDRQVAKYQPASDRIRHFREFTIPMSDPEVQKQAARCMDCGIPYCHGPTGCPVHNQIPDWNDLVYNNNWEAAIQNLHSTNNFPEFTGRVCPAPCEEACTLNLEDAPVAIKTVEQAIADKAYELGFIRPQPATIHTGKKVAIIGSGPAGMAAAQQLGRAGHDVHLYERETKPGGLLRYGIPDFKMEKNFIDRRVEQMKGEGVTFHCGVNVGVDVKVEQLLADYDAVLYCGGSETPRAAGIPGTDLAGVHDAMPYLVQQNKRVGRENIDSTGWPSDPILAGAKHIVVVGGGDTASDCVGTAFRQGAVKVTQLDIRPQPPEKEDKLAVWPFWATKMRTSSSQAEGAIREFQVATLEFVGEDGVLTGVKCCEVDERRRPVPGTDFVIKADLAFIAIGFSGPFNDSVLKELDGKLTLNVDKRGSTNVVANDRDYKTSVDKLWTAGDVRRGQSLVVWAIREGRQAARAIDEALMGSTVLPN, from the coding sequence ATGGGTAAGGTTACAGGTTTTCTGGAAATCGACCGGCAGGTGGCGAAGTATCAGCCGGCGTCGGATCGCATCCGTCATTTCCGCGAATTCACGATCCCGATGTCGGACCCGGAAGTGCAGAAACAGGCAGCGCGCTGCATGGACTGTGGCATCCCCTATTGCCACGGCCCGACCGGCTGCCCGGTTCACAACCAGATTCCGGACTGGAACGACCTCGTCTACAACAACAACTGGGAAGCGGCGATCCAGAACCTGCATTCGACCAACAACTTCCCGGAATTCACAGGTCGCGTCTGCCCCGCTCCCTGTGAAGAGGCCTGTACGCTGAACCTCGAGGATGCGCCTGTTGCCATCAAGACGGTCGAGCAGGCGATTGCCGACAAAGCTTACGAGCTCGGCTTCATCCGCCCGCAGCCGGCAACGATCCATACCGGCAAGAAGGTCGCGATCATCGGTTCCGGCCCCGCCGGAATGGCGGCTGCCCAGCAGCTCGGCCGCGCCGGTCATGACGTGCATCTCTACGAGCGTGAGACGAAGCCGGGCGGTCTGCTGCGTTACGGCATTCCGGACTTCAAGATGGAAAAGAACTTCATCGATCGCCGCGTCGAGCAGATGAAGGGCGAGGGCGTCACCTTCCATTGCGGCGTCAATGTCGGCGTCGACGTCAAGGTCGAACAGTTGCTCGCCGATTATGATGCCGTGCTTTACTGCGGCGGCTCCGAGACGCCGCGCGCAGCCGGTATTCCCGGCACCGATCTCGCCGGTGTTCACGATGCGATGCCGTATCTCGTTCAGCAGAACAAGCGTGTCGGTCGCGAAAATATCGACAGCACCGGCTGGCCGTCCGACCCGATCCTGGCCGGCGCCAAGCATATCGTGGTCGTCGGCGGTGGCGACACGGCGTCGGACTGCGTCGGCACGGCCTTCCGTCAGGGCGCCGTCAAGGTGACCCAGCTCGACATTCGGCCGCAGCCGCCGGAGAAGGAAGACAAGCTCGCCGTCTGGCCGTTCTGGGCCACGAAGATGCGCACCTCCTCTTCGCAGGCCGAAGGCGCGATTCGCGAATTCCAGGTCGCGACGCTTGAATTCGTCGGTGAAGACGGCGTGCTGACCGGTGTGAAGTGCTGCGAAGTCGATGAGCGCCGCCGCCCGGTTCCGGGTACGGATTTTGTCATCAAGGCGGATCTTGCCTTTATCGCCATCGGCTTCAGCGGTCCGTTCAACGACAGCGTTTTGAAGGAACTCGACGGCAAGCTGACGCTCAATGTCGACAAGCGCGGATCGACCAACGTCGTTGCCAACGATCGTGACTACAAGACTTCGGTCGACAAGCTCTGGACGGCTGGTGACGTGCGCCGCGGCCAGTCGCTGGTGGTCTGGGCGATCCGCGAAGGTCGCCAGGCGGCGCGCGCGATCGACGAGGCGCTGATGGGCTCCACCGTTCTGCCGAACTGA